Within the Mycobacterium gordonae genome, the region TGTCGACTCCGAGATCGGCGAAGACCGGGTGGATCCCGCCCCGGTGGATGACTGGATCGGCGGCCGTCCACTGCCGGACGAACTCCTCGACGGCCACATGATCGACGTTGCCGGAGGCGCCGCATTTCTGTTGTGCCGCAGAACGTCTCGGCTGCGGACTCACGCCGCGCAGTGGGCGCTGCCGGGCGGCCGTCTGGATCCGGGCGAGACGGTGGTCGAGGCGGCGCTGCGCGAATTGGATGAAGAGGTCGGGGTCCGGTTGCCGGAGTCGTCGGTGCTGGGTCTGCTCGACGACTACCCGACGCGTTCGGGCTACGTCATCACGCCGGTCGTCATCTGGGGAGGCGGCCGGCTGGATCTGCGTCCGGCGCCCGACGAGGTGCTGGCGGTGTACCGGGTGGGATTGCACCAACTGCAGCGTGCGGATTCACCGCGGTTCATCAGCATCGCCGAAAGCCCCCGCCCGGTTGTGCAGATCCCGCTGGGCAACGACCTGATCCACGCGCCGACCGGCGCGGTGCTGCTGCAGCTGCGCTGGCTGGGCCTGGAAGGCCGCCACGATCGGGTCGATGAACTCGAGCAGCCGACGTTCGCCTGGCGATAACAGTCAGTTGCCGCCGCCGCAGCCTCCGCCACCACACCCGCTGCCGCCGCCGCAGCCGCTGGACCCGCCGCCGCAGCCACTGGACCCGCCACTGCAGCTGCTGGAGCTGCAGCTGCTGCCGCCGCCGCAACCGCTCGAACCGCCGTCGGTTCCCGATCCCGAGCCCCAGATTCCGTTGTTCGAACCTTGGCCCCGCTTCGAGGCCGGCCGGTAGATGGCATACCCGATAAGCCACACCATGCTGATGCCGCCCAGCGCGACCAGCAGCATGCCTCCGCTGTTCATGCGCAAAGGCTACGTGAGGATTTTCCGGTAGTCCGCGGACATTTCGGGCGCCCCTTACAGTGAAGGCCGTGTGGGGCCGACGGCGGGATCGTTACGGTCGGGCACGCGTCGCGGTGACCGAACTCGAGCTCCTTCCGGCCGTGTTCAAGACATGTCCGTGGCAGCCCAGAACGCTGGTGGAGATCGGCTTGCGCCAATGGCTGCTCTGCTGCGCGGCCGCCCTACCGGACAACCAGGTCATCGGTATGCCGTCGCGCGCCGTCGATGAGGCCTGGCACGGGTTGATCCTGTGCACCGCACGCTATGCCGAGTTCTGCGACAAGGCCTACGGCAGGTTTCTTCACCACCACCCCGACGGCGGCGCGCCCACAGGCGTCGCCGGTGACTCGGCGGCCGAGCAGCTTCGCAGGACGATCATCGCCTGGGAGTTGGTCGCCGGGCCCGGCGAGCAGTGTGTGCTGTGGGATCTCGACGAGCGGGTCGGTGTCGAGGAACCCTGGGGCGTGAGTGTCGAGCGCGTCGCGGAAATCCGGTCCGCGGTGGCCCGCGCCAGAGCCGCCGCCCGGGTGCGGTAGAAACGCGGTGTGCAAGGCAATTCCGACGGCGCTGCCTCGGCAGTGCAGCTGCCTTACCTCGTTCGCGACGGAAATCGTTATCTACCAACCGAAATCGCGCGGGGTGGGTGGGGCCCATCGCTGAGTGGCCACGTCGTCGGCGGTCTGCTTGGCTGGGCAGCCGAACGGCTCGTGGACGACCCGCAATTTCAACCGGCGCGTCTGACCATCGATCTGCCGCGTCCAACCGCTCTCGAACCGGTCGAGGTGCACACCCGGGTTCGGCAAGATCGTCGGCGACTGCGTCTGGTCGAAGTCGGCCTCGTCCAGAACGGCAACCCGGTCGCGCATGCCAGTGCGCTTTTCCTGCGGCGCGGCGCTCAACCCGACGGGCAGGTGTGGTCATCACCCGTGCACATGCCGGCTATCCCGGCCGAGCAGAGCGATGTCGAGTCGCTGTTCATCCGGACGTATGGCTGGGGTGCGGACATTCAGAACCCCGAGCCCGGTTGGGCCGACACCCCTGGGCAGAAGTACACCTGGCTGCAGGAGACGCGCCCACTGGTCGACGCCGACCCGATGACCGCCTTCACCCGCGCGGCCATGGCCGGTGACATCACGGCGTCGATCGCCAACTGGGGATCCCGAAGGCTGCAATTCATCAACGTCGACTACACCCTGACGCTGACCAGGCTGCCGCACGGACCGCACCTCGGCCTGGCGTCACTGACGCACTGCAGCGACGGCGGGGTCGCGACCGGTTCGGCTGTGCTGGTCGACTCTACCGGCCCGATCGGCACCTGTGTGTCCGTGGCGATCGCCCAGACCGGGTTCCTTGCCCCAACGGAAACTCAGCCCAGCTGAATCACCGCGCCGCCAGGTTGGTTGCGGCGGTCGGGGGATGAGTTCCGCCGGCTGATGATTTCCCCGGTGCGGCCGGCGAAGTGGTGTATCAACTCGGGGTAAGTGCGCAGCTCAGGGGGTTTGATCGCCGATCGTGGCGAAACGTTCGGCTGGGCTGTGCAACCATGCATCCCGCCAAGAACGTGCCTGCTTTCCAGGAGGAGTTGACCGTGTCGTACATGATCGCGGTGCCGGATGTGGTGGCGGCTGCGGCGGCAGAACTGACAGGGATCGGGTCGTCGCTGGATGCGGCCCGTGCCGCTGCGGCGTTGTGGACCACCGGGGTGGCGGCTGCGGCTGACGATGAGGTGTCGGCGGCGGTTGCGGCGGTGTTTTCGTGCCACGGCCAGGCATATCAGGCGTTGGGTGTGCAGGCGGCGGCCGTGCACACCCGGTTCGTGCAGGGCTTGGCGCAGGCTGGGGCTGCGTATGCCGCCACCGAGGCGGCCAGTGTGTCGCCGTTGCAGGTACTTGAGGACGCGGTGTTGGGAGTCGTCAACGGACCCGCAGATCTGTTGTTCGGACGCCCGCTGATCGGCAACGGCGCCAATGGGGCGCCTGGGACGGGTCAGAATGGTGGTGCGGCGGGGATCCTGTGGGGCAATGGCGGTCACGGCGGATCAGGTGCTGCTGGACAGGCGGGTGGGGCCGGTGGGGCTGCGGGTTTGTTCGGCGCTGGTGGTTCAGGGGGCGTCGGCGGTGTCGGGGGTGGGGCCGGCGGTGCCGGGGGTAGTGGTGGTTGGTTGTGGGGTAACGGCGGTGCCGGGGGCGCCGGCGGGATCGGGGCCGGCACCGTGGCGGGCGGCATCGGCGGCGTCGGTGGTAACGCGGTGTTGTTCGGTAACGGCGGGGCTGGTGGCGCGGGCGGGTCCGGTGCGGCGGGCGCCGTCGGCGTCGCGGGCACCCCGGGAACTTCTACGTCGGCGGGTGGGATCGGGGGCCCCGGCGGTGACGGCGGTAACGGCGGTACGGGTGGGGCCGGCGGTGACGGGGGCCGGTGGTTCGGTAGCGGGGGTGCCGGCGGGCAGGGCGGAGCGGGTGGTGCCGGTGGAGTCGGCGGGGTCGGCGGAGCCGGCTGGAGCGCCACGGTCGACGGCGCCACCGGCGGTGATGGGGGGGAC harbors:
- a CDS encoding NUDIX hydrolase, which translates into the protein MTIAYDDVLREQIRLRLAGHDRRLVTDPSKRHAAVALVLVDSEIGEDRVDPAPVDDWIGGRPLPDELLDGHMIDVAGGAAFLLCRRTSRLRTHAAQWALPGGRLDPGETVVEAALRELDEEVGVRLPESSVLGLLDDYPTRSGYVITPVVIWGGGRLDLRPAPDEVLAVYRVGLHQLQRADSPRFISIAESPRPVVQIPLGNDLIHAPTGAVLLQLRWLGLEGRHDRVDELEQPTFAWR
- a CDS encoding glycine-rich domain-containing protein codes for the protein MWGRRRDRYGRARVAVTELELLPAVFKTCPWQPRTLVEIGLRQWLLCCAAALPDNQVIGMPSRAVDEAWHGLILCTARYAEFCDKAYGRFLHHHPDGGAPTGVAGDSAAEQLRRTIIAWELVAGPGEQCVLWDLDERVGVEEPWGVSVERVAEIRSAVARARAAARVR
- a CDS encoding acyl-CoA thioesterase domain-containing protein is translated as MQGNSDGAASAVQLPYLVRDGNRYLPTEIARGGWGPSLSGHVVGGLLGWAAERLVDDPQFQPARLTIDLPRPTALEPVEVHTRVRQDRRRLRLVEVGLVQNGNPVAHASALFLRRGAQPDGQVWSSPVHMPAIPAEQSDVESLFIRTYGWGADIQNPEPGWADTPGQKYTWLQETRPLVDADPMTAFTRAAMAGDITASIANWGSRRLQFINVDYTLTLTRLPHGPHLGLASLTHCSDGGVATGSAVLVDSTGPIGTCVSVAIAQTGFLAPTETQPS